A window of Nonomuraea angiospora genomic DNA:
GCACCTCGACCAACGTGGACGACTTCGTCAACCAGTCGCGGACCGACCGCCGCATCCACGCCGGCAACTGGTGCAACCAGAGCGGTGCCGGTCTGGGCGCGCGGCCGACCGCCAGCCCGGCGGCCGGGCTCGACGCCTACGTCTGGATCAAGCCTCCGGGCGAGTCGGACGGCGCCAGCTCGGACATCCCGAACGACGAGGGCAAGAAGTTCGACCGGATGTGCGACCCGACCTACCACGGCAACAACCTCAACGGCAACAACCTGAGCGGCGCCCTGCCCGACGCGCCGCTGTCGGGGCGCTGGTTCTCGGCGCAGTTCCAGGAGCTGCTGAGGAACGCCTACCCGCCCGTCAACTGATCGTCGTCACGACGACATGAGCCCGAGAGACCCGCCTGACCCGGGTCTCTCGGAGGGACCCGCCTGACCCGGGTCCCTCGATTCACCCGAAGGGGCCCCGTCCGCGGGGCCCCTTCACCTACCTCTGAGACTTGCGCCACTCCGAAATGACCTTGTCGACGTCGAACGGCATCAGGTTGAGCGGCGGCCCGGACAGCCCCGTCCTGATCGCATCGCGGATCTTCTGGTTGATCTCGTCGAGGATCCGCCGCACCTCGGCCTCCGAACGGGCCCCGCGCGCGTCGGCCAGCGCCTCCTCCGCCTGCTTGCGCAGCGCCAGCGTGGGCGGCAGGGGCATCGACAGCCCTTCGCTCTCGACCTTCTGCTTGATCCACCACATCTCGTCGTGCGGCCGGTCCGGCAGCGGCTTGCCGGCCCCGGGCAGGTCGTCGAACTCGCCGCGCTCCTGCGCCTCCCGGATCTGCCGGTCGATCCAGCTCTCGAACGGCATGCCCAGGGGTTTCCGTTCGGTCAAGACGCCCTCCTCAGGCCAGGTTGTGACTCGGGGTCAGCGGGCCACGCCAGCCGAGCATGGCCTCGGTCATGCGGACGGACGCGGCCGTGGCCGCCACGTCGTGAACCCGCAGGATGCGGGCGCCCTTGACGATCGAGAAGACGTTGGCGGCGATCGTGCCCTCCCTCCGCTCCCCCTGGGGCCGGTCGAGCGTCTCGCCGATGAAGTCCTTGTTGGACAGGGCCACCAGCGTCGGATAGCCGATCGCGGTGATCTCCTCCAGCCGCCGGGTGAGCTCCAGGGAGTGGAAGGTGTTCTTGTTCAGGTCGTGGCCGGGATCGATGATGATCCGGTCCGGGGCGATCCCGGCCTCCAGCGCGTACGCGACCCGCTCGCGCAGGTAGCCGGACACCTCGGCGACGACGTCCTGGTAGCTCGGCCGGAAGACGCGCCTGCCCGGGCCGCCGAGGCTGTGCGTCACGATCACGCTGACCCCCGACTTGGCCGCGAACTCCGCCATGCCGGGCTCGCGCAGGCCGTTGGTGTCGTTGATCACGTCGGCGCCCGCCTCGACCGCCGCCCGCGCCACCTCGGGCCGGTGGGTGTCGACGGAGATGACGGCGTCGGTGGCCTTCCTGACCTCGGCGATGACCGGGGCGACCCGGTCGATCTCCTCGTCCGCGCCGATCTGGGCCTGGGCCGCGCTGAAGGCGAACCCGCCGATGTCCACCCAGTCGGCCCCGTCGTCCACGGCCCGGCACGCGGCCGCCACGGCGCTGTCGAGCTCGTACGTGCTGCCCTGGTCGTGGAAGGAGTTGGGCGTCCTGTTGACGATGGCCATGATGGCGACCTGACGCGCGAAATCGAACTCCCGCCGCCCGATGCGCCGGACGGGCGAGATGATCCCAGGAGAAAGCGCTTCGCCGCTCACGTAGCGAGCCTACCTGCCCATCCCCCACCCGGGGCGGAGCGGGTCAGGCGGTGAAGCGGCCGAAGGGGCGGCAGCCGGCCATCACGCGGATGCGTTTCATGACCTCGTGGGCCGCGCGATCCGGGCCGCCGGGCAGCCGCATCGTGAGCAGGACCGTCGTCCCGTCCGGACCGGTGTCGAAGTCGGCCGTGTCGCACAGCCGGCGGATGAGGAAGATCCCCCTGCCGCCCTGCGCGAGGTCGAGCGGGCTGATGCTGCCGTTGACGTAGCCGTCGGGGATGCCCGCCCCCTTGTCTGACGTCTCCGAGCGGATGACGCCGTTCACCGTCCACAGCTTGAAGTACCCATGCCCGCCTCCGTGCTCCACGGCGTTGACGACGCTCTCGTGCACGGCCAGGACGAAGTCGTCCAGCCGGGGGCTGCTCAGCCCGCAACTCCTGGCGCACACGGCCACGGCGCGGCGCAGCCTGGTGACGTCGTCGAGGGTGAAGGGCTGGGCCATCAGGGTCCGCATGCGCTCCCTCCGTGTCGTCCGACAGGGCGGCTACAGGGCGGCTCTCGCGCTTCAGGACCTCGCGTCAGGTGTCACGTTCCCCCGGAGGAGACGACTTACACCCCGGACGTCCCACCGACACCGGCGGCGAGCTCCTTGACGCGGCCGACGGGCCCGCCGTCGGGGGCCAGCGGCGCGGTGTCCATGCCGGCCCCGTCGTGCAGCCCCTCGAACAGCTCCCGCACGGCCTCCCACGACGGGTGCCGCGGCGTCCACCCCAGCACGTCCCTGGCGCGGTCGGTCTTCATGATCGGGGCCCGCAGGACCAGGTCCAGCAGGCCGGGCGCGGCCGGCAGGAGCCGCAGGTGCCAGGCCGCCGACATGACCGTCCTGGCCACGGCGGGCGGGACCGGGACCGTACGGGTGCCGAGCAGCTTGGCCAGGTCGGGCGGGTCGAGCACGGGTGCGGCGGCCAGGTTGAACGCCCCCCGCACCTCCTTGGTGACGGCCAGCCGGTAGGCCTCCGCCGCGTCCTCCGCGTGCAGCGCC
This region includes:
- the folP gene encoding dihydropteroate synthase, which produces MSGEALSPGIISPVRRIGRREFDFARQVAIMAIVNRTPNSFHDQGSTYELDSAVAAACRAVDDGADWVDIGGFAFSAAQAQIGADEEIDRVAPVIAEVRKATDAVISVDTHRPEVARAAVEAGADVINDTNGLREPGMAEFAAKSGVSVIVTHSLGGPGRRVFRPSYQDVVAEVSGYLRERVAYALEAGIAPDRIIIDPGHDLNKNTFHSLELTRRLEEITAIGYPTLVALSNKDFIGETLDRPQGERREGTIAANVFSIVKGARILRVHDVAATAASVRMTEAMLGWRGPLTPSHNLA
- a CDS encoding ATP-binding protein; the protein is MRTLMAQPFTLDDVTRLRRAVAVCARSCGLSSPRLDDFVLAVHESVVNAVEHGGGHGYFKLWTVNGVIRSETSDKGAGIPDGYVNGSISPLDLAQGGRGIFLIRRLCDTADFDTGPDGTTVLLTMRLPGGPDRAAHEVMKRIRVMAGCRPFGRFTA
- a CDS encoding DnaJ family domain-containing protein produces the protein MTERKPLGMPFESWIDRQIREAQERGEFDDLPGAGKPLPDRPHDEMWWIKQKVESEGLSMPLPPTLALRKQAEEALADARGARSEAEVRRILDEINQKIRDAIRTGLSGPPLNLMPFDVDKVISEWRKSQR